The Archangium lipolyticum genome includes a window with the following:
- a CDS encoding InlB B-repeat-containing protein — MVATVSEPATSSVSPCAFYALLPDRFVLQPTDCAEEPFFGPCSTWTCNVVSYAQSVTRTGSGAGAVASSPTGINCPAGSCSASFASGTLVTLTATPNTNSTFTDWSGAGCNGTSSCTVTMSSASSVTATFESSAPACQSTCTCPESYSGTGDPGAFGGAVIIRLDRTVECSTARVHFLAEGTTRYGEYASFEGYIDIEKGGYTNQHTYNDYFNWVFVDGVSILDVQALP, encoded by the coding sequence ATGGTCGCCACTGTCTCGGAACCCGCGACGTCTTCCGTCTCTCCGTGCGCGTTTTATGCTCTGCTGCCCGATCGGTTTGTCCTCCAACCCACGGACTGTGCAGAAGAGCCGTTCTTCGGCCCGTGCTCAACGTGGACGTGCAATGTCGTCAGCTACGCGCAGAGCGTCACACGGACGGGCAGTGGAGCAGGCGCTGTGGCCTCCAGTCCGACCGGCATCAACTGTCCGGCGGGGAGCTGCAGCGCCTCCTTCGCCAGCGGCACGCTCGTGACGCTCACTGCTACACCGAACACCAACTCCACCTTCACCGATTGGTCGGGCGCGGGGTGCAACGGGACGAGCAGCTGCACCGTGACGATGAGTTCGGCCTCGAGCGTTACAGCCACCTTTGAGTCCTCCGCGCCCGCGTGCCAATCCACCTGCACGTGTCCTGAGTCCTATTCGGGGACAGGAGATCCTGGCGCGTTTGGAGGTGCTGTCATCATCCGGCTGGATAGAACGGTAGAATGCAGCACGGCAAGGGTGCATTTCCTGGCGGAAGGGACTACCCGTTACGGCGAGTATGCCTCTTTTGAAGGATATATCGATATAGAGAAGGGGGGATATACGAACCAGCACACCTACAATGACTACTTCAATTGGGTGTTCGTTGATGGGGTTTCGATTTTGGACGTCCAAGCCCTTCCGTAA
- a CDS encoding ChaN family lipoprotein: MRNNRQVDEAALLADLSRARFVLLGERHDNPDHHRLQAELVRGLTASGRKPVLAFEMLDTEQQHAVDEALARAPGDPDAIAQAVTWEKSGWPDWPLYRPIFAAGTERGLRILGANLPRRQVRELVTRGPEALAPETRTRLGLDTPLPEPVDRAMRAEMHESHCGHLPESMLAPMVLAQRARDAQMADRLLSAASEDGAILITGAGHARTDRGVPAELSRRAPSLLVLAVAFLEVSPEAREPGGYVPTDSPGKLPYDYVWFTPATEREDPCAAFRARENAPGK, translated from the coding sequence GTGCGGAACAACCGCCAGGTGGATGAGGCGGCGCTGCTCGCGGACCTCTCCCGGGCTCGCTTCGTGCTCCTCGGCGAGCGCCACGACAACCCCGACCACCACCGGCTCCAGGCGGAGCTGGTCCGGGGACTCACCGCCTCCGGCCGCAAGCCCGTGCTCGCCTTCGAGATGCTCGACACGGAGCAGCAGCATGCTGTCGACGAGGCGCTCGCCCGCGCACCTGGGGACCCGGATGCCATCGCCCAGGCGGTCACGTGGGAGAAGAGCGGCTGGCCCGACTGGCCGCTCTACCGCCCCATCTTCGCCGCGGGCACCGAGCGCGGCCTGCGCATCCTCGGCGCCAACCTCCCGCGCCGCCAGGTGAGAGAGCTCGTCACCCGGGGCCCCGAGGCCCTGGCTCCGGAGACACGCACACGGCTCGGACTCGACACCCCGCTGCCCGAGCCGGTCGACCGCGCCATGCGCGCGGAGATGCACGAGTCCCACTGTGGCCACCTGCCCGAGTCCATGCTCGCGCCCATGGTGCTCGCCCAGCGGGCACGTGACGCGCAGATGGCCGACCGCCTGCTGTCCGCCGCCTCGGAGGACGGAGCCATCCTCATCACCGGCGCCGGTCACGCTCGCACCGACCGGGGCGTCCCGGCGGAACTCTCCCGGCGCGCCCCCAGCCTCCTGGTGCTCGCCGTGGCCTTCCTCGAGGTCTCACCCGAGGCTCGCGAGCCGGGCGGCTACGTGCCCACCGACAGTCCCGGAAAGCTGCCCTACGACTACGTCTGGTTCACACCGGCCACGGAGCGGGAGGACCCGTGCGCCGCGTTCCGCGCGCGTGAAAATGCCCCGGGAAAATAG
- a CDS encoding pyridoxal-phosphate-dependent aminotransferase family protein: protein MSERDLLMIPGPVEFDPEVLRALGAKTASHVAPEFIAVFGRALKRLREVCLAPSAQPFVVAGSGTLAMELAVANLVEPGERALVVNTGYFSDRMALLLERHGAEVVHARCAPGEAPDVASVEALLAGGRFKMMTVTHVDTSTGVLAPAEALVKAADRHGVLSVVDGVCATAGEAFHQDAWGADVYLTASQKAIGVPPGLALLTVSPRAMAAWRARRTPVRSLYADFGEWLPIMEAYEAGKAAYFATPPVNLVCALDVSLGQILREGMEARFARHRRMARAFRAAWRALGLKMLPVSESVTAHTLSALYYPEGVDAAVLGRAREQGVVLAGGLHPQLKTRYFRVGHMNVVGPGDVLATVGAVERALSAAGHRASPGAAVAAVQAELLSGG from the coding sequence ATGAGCGAGCGAGACCTGCTGATGATTCCCGGCCCGGTGGAGTTCGATCCGGAGGTGCTGCGGGCGCTGGGGGCGAAGACGGCCAGCCACGTGGCCCCCGAGTTCATCGCCGTCTTCGGCCGGGCGCTGAAGAGGTTGCGCGAGGTGTGCCTGGCACCCTCGGCGCAGCCCTTCGTGGTGGCGGGCAGTGGCACGCTGGCCATGGAGTTGGCGGTGGCCAACCTGGTGGAGCCGGGCGAGCGCGCGCTGGTGGTGAACACCGGCTACTTCAGCGACCGGATGGCGCTGCTGCTCGAGCGCCATGGGGCGGAGGTGGTACATGCGCGGTGCGCGCCGGGCGAGGCGCCGGACGTGGCGTCGGTGGAGGCGCTGCTGGCGGGTGGGCGCTTCAAGATGATGACCGTCACCCACGTGGATACCAGCACCGGAGTGCTGGCGCCGGCGGAGGCGCTGGTGAAGGCGGCGGACCGGCACGGGGTGCTGTCGGTGGTGGACGGGGTGTGCGCCACCGCGGGGGAGGCGTTCCACCAGGATGCGTGGGGCGCGGACGTGTACCTCACCGCGAGCCAGAAGGCGATTGGCGTGCCACCGGGGCTTGCGCTGCTCACCGTGAGCCCTCGCGCCATGGCGGCGTGGCGTGCGCGCCGGACGCCGGTGCGCTCGCTGTACGCGGACTTCGGCGAGTGGCTCCCCATCATGGAGGCCTACGAGGCCGGCAAGGCCGCCTACTTCGCCACGCCGCCCGTCAACCTGGTGTGCGCGCTGGACGTGAGCCTGGGGCAGATCCTGCGCGAGGGGATGGAGGCGCGCTTCGCCCGGCATCGCCGCATGGCACGGGCCTTCCGGGCCGCCTGGCGCGCGCTGGGATTGAAGATGCTGCCGGTGTCCGAGTCGGTGACGGCCCACACGCTCAGCGCCCTCTACTACCCGGAGGGAGTGGACGCGGCGGTGCTCGGCCGGGCACGTGAGCAGGGCGTGGTGCTCGCGGGGGGACTGCACCCGCAGCTCAAGACGCGTTACTTCCGGGTGGGGCACATGAACGTGGTGGGCCCCGGGGACGTGCTGGCCACGGTGGGCGCGGTGGAGCGTGCGCTCTCGGCGGCGGGTCACCGGGCCTCTCCGGGAGCGGCGGTGGCCGCCGTTCAGGCGGAGCTGCTCTCTGGGGGGTGA
- a CDS encoding HdeD family acid-resistance protein: MAITDSNPGSDINDTRGSRMQASLWGGPFLMGLLVALVGVVALGAVVLTSVLSVIFYGAMLVVAGIFEVVHAFRVRKTGPFLLFLLGGILSIVVGAVVLARPGVGLVALTLLLAGYFFASGLFRSITSISDRYAGWGWDFAYGIVSVVLGAIIFAQMPASSLWALGVVVGVEILVRGISIMAGSLAVRGAMRKLHA, from the coding sequence ATGGCCATCACGGATTCGAATCCCGGTTCGGACATCAATGACACGCGTGGTTCACGGATGCAGGCGAGCCTGTGGGGTGGTCCTTTCCTGATGGGGCTGCTCGTGGCGCTGGTCGGTGTCGTGGCGCTGGGCGCGGTCGTGCTCACGAGCGTCCTGTCGGTCATCTTCTATGGAGCGATGCTGGTGGTGGCGGGCATCTTCGAGGTCGTCCACGCCTTCCGCGTCCGGAAGACGGGCCCCTTCCTGCTCTTCCTGTTGGGAGGCATCCTCTCCATCGTGGTGGGAGCCGTGGTGCTCGCTCGTCCGGGTGTCGGGCTGGTGGCGTTGACGCTCCTGCTGGCGGGGTACTTCTTCGCCAGCGGGCTCTTCCGGAGCATCACGTCGATCTCGGACCGGTACGCCGGCTGGGGATGGGATTTCGCCTACGGCATCGTGTCCGTGGTGCTGGGTGCCATCATCTTCGCCCAGATGCCCGCCTCCTCGTTGTGGGCCCTGGGCGTGGTGGTGGGCGTGGAGATCCTCGTCCGTGGCATTTCCATCATGGCGGGCTCGCTCGCGGTGCGCGGAGCGATGCGCAAGCTCCACGCCTGA
- a CDS encoding MlaD family protein, with amino-acid sequence MSLFGGTSQDRRLSLRVGGFVALALALAGLVVFLIGQETRLFEREVTYRAYFENVEGLTDQSPVWLGGLEVGRVEGVSFPTRPGEKRLEVRLKLSRKYAQRVRADSVARLSSLGVLGDKAVDISIGSLDQPQVADEGEIPSTSGGDLSSLMKGASQVMDDMVAASRTLRVAVEAYGDPKMAEDVAASLRSLRQLLEEVEKGDGALHALIYDKETGRQVRTLVSNASRVALRVDKAVGHVEGLLDEVRNGDGTAHALIYGQEGAKAVQELGAAAGQLAGLLDDAKKNPDSAVHQLVYGNAGNMLSDLGSAAADIKQITSMVARGEGSLGGILKDPTVYEDLRQMVGNVRRNKVLRALVRFAIDNNDNVQYVGRPLPPPKGNESPTGVGGSGQTPLQLPLPPPVPPNSGP; translated from the coding sequence ATGAGCCTCTTTGGTGGCACGTCCCAGGACCGGCGCCTGTCGTTGCGCGTGGGTGGCTTCGTGGCCCTGGCGCTGGCGCTGGCGGGCCTCGTCGTCTTCCTCATCGGGCAGGAGACGCGCCTCTTCGAGCGGGAGGTGACGTACCGCGCCTACTTCGAGAACGTGGAGGGCCTGACGGACCAATCGCCCGTGTGGCTGGGCGGCCTGGAGGTGGGCCGGGTGGAAGGGGTGAGCTTCCCGACGAGGCCCGGGGAGAAGCGGCTGGAGGTGCGGCTGAAGCTGAGCCGGAAGTACGCGCAGCGGGTGCGGGCGGACTCGGTGGCGAGGCTGTCCAGCCTGGGCGTGCTGGGCGACAAGGCGGTGGACATCTCCATCGGCTCGCTGGACCAGCCCCAGGTGGCGGATGAGGGGGAGATTCCGAGCACGTCGGGGGGTGACCTGTCCTCGTTGATGAAGGGGGCATCGCAGGTAATGGATGACATGGTGGCGGCGAGCCGTACGCTGCGCGTGGCGGTGGAGGCGTACGGGGACCCGAAGATGGCCGAGGACGTGGCGGCCAGCTTGCGCAGCCTGCGGCAGTTGCTCGAGGAGGTGGAGAAGGGCGACGGCGCGCTGCACGCGCTCATCTACGACAAGGAGACGGGCAGGCAGGTGCGCACGTTGGTGTCCAATGCCTCGCGCGTGGCGCTGCGGGTGGACAAGGCGGTGGGCCACGTGGAGGGGCTGCTGGACGAGGTGCGCAACGGGGATGGTACCGCGCACGCGCTCATCTACGGCCAGGAGGGCGCCAAGGCGGTGCAGGAGCTGGGGGCGGCGGCGGGGCAGCTCGCCGGGCTGCTGGATGACGCGAAGAAGAACCCGGACAGCGCGGTGCACCAGCTGGTCTACGGCAACGCGGGCAACATGCTGTCGGACCTGGGGAGCGCGGCGGCGGACATCAAACAGATTACGTCCATGGTGGCGCGTGGCGAGGGCTCGCTGGGCGGCATCCTGAAGGACCCGACGGTGTACGAGGATTTGAGGCAGATGGTGGGCAACGTGCGGCGCAACAAGGTGCTGCGCGCGCTGGTGCGCTTCGCCATCGACAACAACGACAACGTCCAGTACGTGGGGCGGCCGCTGCCGCCGCCGAAGGGAAACGAGTCCCCCACCGGAGTGGGTGGTTCGGGCCAAACCCCCCTCCAGCTGCCACTCCCACCGCCCGTGCCACCGAACAGTGGTCCCTGA
- a CDS encoding glycoside hydrolase family 15 protein, whose translation MAHPIEDYALIGDTQTAALVGRDGSIDWLCLPRFDSGACFAALLGEPEHGRWKLAPAEEPPRQVRRRYHEGSLVLETEFTTADGVVRVVDCMPPRDRTPDVIRVVEGVRGRVPMRMELVIRFDYGSVVPWVTRQGEELRAEAGPDALSLYSPVKTRGQGLHTEADFTVSEGQRIPFVLRWHPSNEPPPPPLDGLTAAADTQDWWREWSSHCSYQGPWSEPVHTSLMTLKALTYAPTGGIVAAATTSLPERLGGVRNWDYRFCWLRDATFTLYALLLGGFREEAMAWREWLLRSVAGDPAKLQIMYGVAGERRLSETFLDWLPGYEGSKPVRTGNAAVHQFQLDVYGEVMDALHQAHRTGLVRDRRAWDVALVLMDFLESGWRKPDEGLWEVRGERQHFTHSKVMAWVAFDRAVRSAEHFKLPGPVERWRKLRHALHEEVCQRGYDPKLGAFTQAYGSSRLDASLLLMPLVGFLPPREPRVLGTVRAIERELLHEGLVRRYHTHETEDGLPPGEGVFLACSFWLADNYILQGRMDEAQALFNRLLGLRNDVGLLSEEYDPVNRRMLGNFPQAFSHVGLVNTAFNLERHRTSPAIHRRENHNGEQEQPSS comes from the coding sequence ATGGCCCACCCCATCGAGGACTACGCACTCATCGGAGACACCCAGACAGCGGCACTGGTGGGACGGGACGGTTCCATCGACTGGCTGTGTCTGCCCCGTTTCGACTCGGGGGCCTGCTTCGCGGCCCTGCTCGGTGAGCCGGAGCACGGCCGTTGGAAGCTGGCGCCAGCGGAAGAGCCCCCACGCCAGGTGCGGCGGCGCTACCACGAGGGCAGCCTCGTGCTGGAGACGGAGTTCACCACCGCCGATGGCGTGGTGCGGGTCGTGGACTGCATGCCCCCACGAGACCGCACACCGGACGTCATCCGCGTGGTGGAGGGCGTGAGGGGCCGGGTGCCCATGCGCATGGAGCTCGTCATCCGTTTCGACTACGGCTCGGTGGTGCCGTGGGTGACGCGGCAGGGCGAGGAGCTACGCGCGGAGGCGGGACCGGATGCCCTCAGCCTCTACTCTCCAGTGAAGACACGGGGACAGGGACTTCACACCGAGGCGGACTTCACCGTGTCCGAGGGCCAGCGAATCCCCTTCGTCCTGCGCTGGCATCCCTCCAACGAGCCACCGCCACCGCCCCTGGACGGACTGACGGCCGCGGCGGACACCCAGGACTGGTGGCGGGAGTGGTCGAGCCACTGCTCCTATCAGGGCCCTTGGAGCGAGCCCGTCCACACCTCGCTGATGACGCTCAAGGCCCTCACCTACGCGCCCACCGGAGGCATCGTGGCGGCGGCCACCACGTCGCTGCCCGAGCGGCTCGGCGGCGTGCGCAACTGGGACTACCGCTTCTGCTGGCTGCGGGACGCCACCTTCACCCTCTACGCCCTGCTGCTCGGCGGCTTCCGGGAGGAGGCCATGGCGTGGCGCGAGTGGCTGCTGCGCTCGGTGGCGGGGGACCCCGCGAAGCTTCAAATCATGTACGGGGTGGCCGGCGAGCGCCGCCTCTCCGAGACATTCCTGGACTGGCTGCCCGGCTATGAGGGCTCCAAGCCGGTGCGCACGGGCAACGCGGCCGTCCACCAGTTCCAGCTCGACGTCTATGGAGAGGTGATGGATGCGCTGCACCAGGCGCACCGCACCGGACTGGTCCGTGACAGGCGTGCCTGGGACGTGGCGCTCGTGCTGATGGACTTCCTGGAGTCCGGGTGGCGGAAGCCCGACGAGGGGTTGTGGGAGGTGCGAGGGGAGCGCCAGCACTTCACCCATTCGAAGGTGATGGCCTGGGTGGCCTTTGATCGCGCGGTGAGGTCGGCGGAGCACTTCAAGCTGCCGGGGCCCGTGGAGCGCTGGAGGAAGCTGCGCCATGCCCTCCACGAGGAGGTCTGCCAGCGAGGCTACGACCCGAAGCTCGGCGCCTTCACGCAGGCCTATGGCTCATCCCGCCTGGACGCGAGTCTGCTGCTGATGCCGCTGGTGGGCTTCCTTCCGCCCAGGGAGCCGCGGGTGCTGGGCACCGTGCGCGCCATCGAGCGGGAGTTGCTGCACGAGGGGCTCGTGCGGCGCTACCACACCCACGAGACGGAGGACGGGCTGCCTCCGGGCGAGGGAGTCTTCCTCGCCTGCTCCTTCTGGCTCGCGGACAACTACATCCTGCAGGGCCGCATGGACGAGGCGCAGGCGCTCTTCAACCGGCTGCTCGGCCTGCGCAACGACGTGGGGCTGTTGTCCGAGGAGTACGATCCGGTGAACCGGCGCATGCTGGGCAACTTCCCGCAGGCCTTCTCGCACGTGGGACTCGTCAACACGGCGTTCAACCTCGAGCGGCACCGCACCAGCCCCGCCATCCACCGGCGCGAGAACCACAACGGAGAACAGGAGCAGCCGTCGTCCTGA
- a CDS encoding ABC transporter ATP-binding protein produces the protein MLFRHRTSRLEFRPPVKGEELIRFEHLRKSFGPKSVYDDLQLSVYAGETLTVIGGSGTGKSVLLKCLIGLLRPDAGRILFEGQDLTGYREEDFIDVRRHVAMVFQGAALFDSLTVGENIAYPLREHFPRMSPEELRERVAGKLKLVGLPGIEDMRPADLSGGMKKRVGLARAIATDPEVILWDEPTTGLDPVTTENINQMIRTMQKQLGCTSIVVTHDMMSAFSVSDRIAMLANRRIVQVGTTEEVRASTVPEVRAFLDARRQELEPRAEVAP, from the coding sequence ATGCTCTTCCGCCACCGCACATCCCGCCTGGAGTTCCGCCCGCCCGTGAAGGGCGAGGAGCTCATCCGCTTCGAGCACCTGCGGAAGTCCTTCGGTCCCAAGAGCGTCTACGACGACCTGCAACTGTCCGTGTACGCGGGCGAGACACTCACGGTGATCGGCGGCTCGGGCACGGGCAAGAGCGTGTTGCTCAAGTGCCTCATCGGGTTGCTGCGGCCGGATGCCGGACGCATCCTCTTCGAGGGGCAGGATCTCACCGGCTACCGGGAAGAGGACTTCATCGACGTGCGCCGGCATGTGGCCATGGTGTTCCAGGGCGCGGCGCTGTTCGACTCACTCACGGTGGGGGAGAACATCGCCTACCCGCTGCGTGAGCACTTCCCTCGCATGTCTCCCGAGGAGCTGAGGGAGCGGGTGGCCGGGAAGCTGAAGCTGGTGGGCCTGCCGGGCATCGAGGACATGCGGCCGGCGGACCTGTCCGGCGGCATGAAGAAGCGGGTGGGGCTGGCGAGGGCCATCGCCACGGATCCGGAGGTCATCCTCTGGGACGAGCCCACCACGGGGTTGGACCCCGTCACCACCGAGAACATCAATCAGATGATTCGTACCATGCAGAAGCAGCTCGGGTGCACGTCCATCGTGGTGACCCACGACATGATGAGTGCCTTCAGCGTGTCGGACCGTATCGCGATGCTGGCCAACCGGCGCATCGTGCAGGTGGGCACGACGGAGGAGGTGCGCGCGTCCACGGTGCCCGAGGTGCGGGCCTTCCTGGATGCGAGGCGTCAGGAATTGGAGCCTCGGGCGGAGGTGGCGCCATGA
- a CDS encoding SAM-dependent methyltransferase, which produces MLVDAFMLLHTDLPREAPGSDDITREALRRLRPLLPAAPEVLDLGCGPGRQTLVLAEELGTRVTAVDLHAPFLARLEASAAARGLGHLVRTRCADFGALEEAPGSVDLIWSEGAIYLLGWAEGLRRWRPLLRPGGVMALTEATWLTASPPDKAAAFWREAYPTMGTIASNGAAARAAGFEVLDTFVLPESAWWDEYYRPLRARIESLRARAREDALLATAIAETEREISLYARHGSSYGYVFYLLQVRASGSSSAPRGGAYPGEGTR; this is translated from the coding sequence ATGCTGGTCGATGCCTTCATGTTGCTGCACACGGACCTGCCCCGAGAGGCGCCGGGGAGTGACGACATCACCCGCGAGGCGCTCCGCCGCCTCCGTCCGTTGCTCCCCGCCGCGCCCGAGGTGCTCGACCTCGGCTGTGGCCCCGGGCGCCAGACGCTCGTGCTGGCGGAGGAGCTTGGCACCCGCGTCACCGCCGTGGACCTGCATGCGCCCTTCCTGGCCCGGCTGGAGGCCTCGGCCGCGGCACGGGGACTGGGTCATCTCGTCCGCACGCGGTGCGCCGATTTCGGAGCGCTCGAGGAGGCGCCGGGCAGTGTGGACCTCATCTGGTCCGAGGGGGCCATCTACCTCCTGGGCTGGGCCGAGGGCCTGCGGCGGTGGCGCCCGTTGCTGCGTCCCGGGGGGGTGATGGCCCTCACCGAGGCGACGTGGCTCACGGCCTCCCCGCCGGACAAGGCCGCCGCCTTCTGGCGTGAGGCATACCCCACCATGGGCACCATCGCGTCCAACGGCGCCGCCGCGCGCGCGGCCGGCTTCGAGGTGCTGGACACCTTCGTGCTGCCGGAGTCGGCGTGGTGGGACGAGTACTACCGTCCGCTGCGGGCGCGCATCGAGTCGCTTCGGGCCCGGGCTCGTGAGGACGCGCTCCTGGCCACCGCGATCGCCGAGACGGAGCGGGAGATCTCCCTCTACGCGCGGCATGGCTCGTCCTACGGCTACGTCTTCTATCTGCTCCAGGTCCGCGCTTCGGGCTCGAGCAGTGCCCCGAGGGGCGGGGCGTACCCCGGGGAGGGCACTCGGTGA
- a CDS encoding MlaE family ABC transporter permease — protein MVMTGKVFTRAFSPPFSLSSLVYQVEALGVRSLPIALLTSTFAGLVIALQFGFFLARFGVQYTVGRVVVLTLFRELSPVLIALTVGARVGSGIAAELGSMTVTEQVDAIRALGADPLRKLVVPRVLACFILMPALTVLADVIGMVAGALVVNAQYAISFRLFFQGALEVVFMSDFVSGVFKGFVFGGIVGVVGCFKGLTVEGGTEGVGRATTQTVAITSVSVCLADFFITKLTLYL, from the coding sequence ATGGTGATGACGGGCAAGGTGTTCACGCGCGCCTTCAGCCCGCCGTTCTCCCTCTCGTCGCTCGTCTACCAGGTGGAGGCGCTGGGGGTGCGCTCGCTGCCCATCGCCCTGCTGACGTCCACCTTCGCCGGGCTCGTCATCGCCCTGCAGTTCGGCTTCTTCCTGGCGCGCTTCGGCGTGCAGTACACGGTGGGCCGGGTGGTGGTGCTCACCCTCTTCCGCGAGCTGTCCCCGGTGCTCATCGCCCTCACCGTGGGGGCGCGCGTGGGCTCGGGCATCGCCGCGGAGCTGGGCTCCATGACGGTGACGGAGCAGGTGGATGCCATCCGCGCCCTGGGGGCGGACCCCTTGCGCAAGCTGGTGGTGCCCCGGGTGCTCGCCTGCTTCATCCTCATGCCCGCGCTCACCGTGCTGGCGGACGTCATCGGCATGGTGGCCGGTGCCCTGGTGGTCAATGCCCAGTACGCCATCAGCTTCCGCCTGTTCTTCCAGGGGGCGCTGGAGGTGGTGTTCATGAGCGACTTCGTCTCCGGCGTCTTCAAGGGCTTCGTCTTCGGAGGCATCGTCGGCGTGGTGGGTTGCTTCAAGGGGCTCACCGTGGAGGGCGGCACCGAGGGCGTGGGCCGCGCCACCACCCAGACGGTGGCCATCACCTCCGTGTCGGTGTGTCTGGCCGACTTCTTCATCACCAAGCTCACCCTCTACCTCTGA
- a CDS encoding SDR family NAD(P)-dependent oxidoreductase codes for MNLELEGRAALVTGSSRGIGRAIAMVLAREGARVCLSARGVEGLEATAAELRASGAEVVTVAGDVATPEGAAAAVDTAVRALGALDILVNNVGGSGGAGAFDAATASQWKDVLDRNLLAAVWCSQHAVEVMKARGGGCIVHINSIYGREYGTSAPYTAAKAGLTALTKEMAIDLARHRIRVNGVAPGSILFPGGSWDRRRQANPEKVEKMVREELPWGRFGVPEEVADVVAFLCSERARWVTGATVPVDGGQGRAF; via the coding sequence ATGAACCTGGAACTCGAGGGTAGGGCGGCGCTCGTCACGGGCAGCAGCCGGGGCATTGGCCGGGCCATCGCCATGGTGCTGGCGCGCGAGGGCGCGCGGGTGTGCCTGAGCGCGCGCGGAGTGGAGGGGCTGGAGGCCACGGCCGCGGAGCTGCGGGCCTCGGGCGCCGAGGTGGTCACGGTGGCGGGTGACGTGGCCACGCCGGAGGGGGCGGCGGCGGCGGTGGACACGGCGGTGCGCGCCTTGGGTGCGTTGGACATCCTCGTCAACAACGTGGGCGGCAGCGGCGGCGCGGGTGCCTTCGACGCGGCCACGGCCTCTCAGTGGAAGGACGTGCTGGACCGCAACCTCCTGGCCGCCGTGTGGTGCAGCCAGCACGCGGTGGAGGTCATGAAGGCGCGGGGTGGCGGCTGCATCGTGCACATCAACTCCATCTACGGCCGCGAGTACGGCACCAGCGCGCCCTACACGGCGGCCAAGGCGGGCCTCACGGCGCTCACGAAGGAGATGGCGATCGACCTGGCGCGCCACCGCATCCGCGTCAACGGGGTGGCGCCGGGCTCCATCCTGTTCCCCGGGGGGAGCTGGGACCGGCGGCGGCAGGCGAACCCCGAGAAGGTGGAGAAGATGGTGCGCGAGGAGCTGCCCTGGGGCCGCTTCGGCGTGCCCGAGGAGGTGGCTGACGTGGTCGCCTTCCTGTGCTCGGAGCGGGCGCGCTGGGTGACGGGGGCCACCGTGCCGGTGGATGGTGGACAGGGCCGTGCCTTCTGA
- a CDS encoding zinc metalloprotease: MSRSPVSKSGRLALVIGSLVALGGCNNNTENKEPVEPASVAEVAAGDVRGCATPRLSPEEQAQVESRFAQELAGRKSELRAVRSVNIPVYVHVINKGTGISNGDITSTMITNQMNVLNNAYANTPYYFTLVSTDRTTNSTWFTAQPGTSAETQMKNALHKGTSRDLNLYFNGMGGGLLGWATFPWDYASKPLMDGVVVLYSSVPGGTAAPFNLGDTATHEVGHWIGLYHTFQGGCASPGDSVSDTPPEASPAAGCPTGRDTCSTTGLDPITNFMDYTDDACMNTFSAGQISRMDSMGLTYR, from the coding sequence ATGTCGCGGAGCCCCGTTTCGAAGAGCGGCCGTTTGGCCCTGGTGATTGGTTCACTGGTTGCCCTGGGTGGTTGCAACAACAACACCGAGAACAAGGAACCGGTGGAGCCTGCCTCGGTAGCGGAGGTGGCCGCGGGAGACGTGCGTGGCTGCGCGACGCCCAGGCTGAGCCCCGAGGAGCAGGCCCAGGTGGAGAGCCGCTTCGCGCAGGAGTTGGCGGGCAGGAAGAGCGAGCTGCGCGCGGTCCGCTCCGTCAACATCCCCGTCTACGTCCACGTCATCAACAAGGGCACGGGCATCTCCAACGGTGACATCACCTCGACGATGATCACCAACCAGATGAACGTGTTGAACAACGCGTACGCCAACACCCCGTACTACTTCACGCTGGTGTCGACGGACCGCACGACCAACTCCACCTGGTTCACCGCGCAGCCCGGCACCAGCGCCGAGACCCAGATGAAGAACGCCCTGCACAAGGGCACCTCGAGGGATTTGAACCTCTACTTCAACGGCATGGGCGGCGGTCTGCTCGGCTGGGCGACCTTCCCGTGGGACTACGCCTCCAAGCCGCTGATGGATGGCGTGGTGGTGCTCTACAGCTCGGTGCCCGGTGGCACCGCGGCCCCGTTCAACCTGGGTGACACGGCCACCCACGAGGTGGGTCACTGGATCGGCCTGTACCACACGTTCCAGGGTGGCTGCGCCAGCCCGGGCGACTCCGTCAGTGACACTCCGCCCGAGGCCTCCCCTGCCGCGGGTTGCCCGACGGGCCGCGACACCTGCTCCACCACGGGTCTGGACCCCATCACCAACTTCATGGACTACACCGACGACGCCTGCATGAATACGTTCTCCGCGGGGCAGATCTCCCGCATGGACAGCATGGGCCTCACCTACCGCTAG